The following are encoded in a window of Paenibacillaceae bacterium GAS479 genomic DNA:
- a CDS encoding transcriptional regulator, ArsR family — protein MSKVAMELFRECLPVFQTLSDPHRQDIVLLLHENGAMPVNELTARLSISRPAVSHHLKLLLQAGLITCEHLGKMRFYSLSLEEPIALVRELLSVVEAQCLPQSDSISPMEAK, from the coding sequence ATGAGCAAAGTAGCAATGGAGCTGTTTCGGGAATGTCTGCCGGTATTCCAAACCCTTTCCGATCCGCATCGCCAAGATATTGTCCTGCTGCTTCACGAGAACGGCGCTATGCCGGTCAATGAGCTGACCGCTCGGCTCAGCATCAGTCGTCCCGCCGTATCTCATCATCTCAAGTTACTGCTTCAAGCAGGACTCATTACCTGTGAGCACCTGGGCAAGATGAGGTTCTATTCCCTCAGCCTGGAGGAGCCAATAGCTCTTGTAAGGGAGCTATTGTCCGTAGTCGAGGCACAATGCCTGCCGCAATCGGATTCAATTTCACCTATGGAGGCCAAGTGA